A single region of the Gephyromycinifex aptenodytis genome encodes:
- a CDS encoding glycerophosphodiester phosphodiesterase — protein sequence MAHRMPPDSYFADPPLAFAHRGGATYPPNLGRENTLAAFQAALELGITHLETDVHATADGHLVALHDERLDRVSDRSGAVADLTLHEVRQARIGGEPIPTLAEVLALPAFINIDIKAPRAVRPLVALLREMDAGQRVCVGSFSDRSLWRFRALTRGRVPTAAGRLGVVANRLLPAAITRLVHSPARAYQVPHRLPVGPFTFTVVTPAFIRNAHRDGAQVHVWTIDDPQQMHELLDLGVDGIVSDRPDLLAQVLAERAGGHTDPRD from the coding sequence ATGGCCCACCGGATGCCGCCTGATTCCTACTTCGCTGATCCGCCGTTGGCTTTCGCCCATCGCGGCGGCGCGACTTATCCGCCCAACCTGGGCCGGGAAAACACCTTGGCGGCATTCCAGGCCGCGCTCGAACTCGGTATAACCCATCTGGAGACCGACGTGCACGCCACGGCAGACGGTCACCTGGTGGCGCTGCACGATGAGCGGCTGGATCGGGTCAGTGATCGCAGCGGCGCCGTCGCCGATCTGACCCTGCACGAGGTGCGCCAGGCCCGGATCGGCGGGGAACCCATTCCCACCTTGGCCGAAGTCCTGGCCCTGCCCGCCTTCATCAACATCGACATCAAGGCACCCCGGGCGGTCAGACCTCTGGTGGCCCTGCTCCGCGAGATGGATGCGGGTCAGCGGGTGTGCGTCGGGTCCTTCTCCGACCGCTCCCTGTGGCGCTTCCGGGCATTGACCCGGGGTCGGGTTCCCACCGCAGCGGGACGCTTGGGAGTGGTCGCAAACAGGCTGCTGCCCGCGGCGATCACCCGCCTGGTGCATTCTCCGGCCCGCGCCTACCAAGTTCCCCACCGGCTGCCGGTGGGCCCGTTCACCTTCACCGTGGTCACCCCCGCCTTCATCCGTAACGCCCATCGCGACGGGGCGCAGGTCCATGTGTGGACCATCGATGACCCGCAGCAGATGCATGAGTTGCTCGACCTCGGCGTCGACGGCATCGTCTCCGATCGCCCAGATCTTCTTGCCCAGGTTCTCGCCGAACGTGCTGGCGGTCACACCGACCCGCGGGACTGA
- a CDS encoding LysR family transcriptional regulator produces MFDPRRLQCLYAVHVHGSVIDAAFELGMTASAVSQQIGKLEREVGALLLERAGRGVVLTDAALVLVDAARQIDGVTERAQARLDALRDDLTGTLRVASFPSAIQALVAPVLGELRVSAPNLRVRVHEMFPDRGHDAVVAGHVDVAVVDAWTHMTPSFSAGLEVTVLLEDPVDLLLPVGHRLADQESISVSDLVDDIWVADDREGFFRAWLINRMGRVRGRPRIDFRVDEAPAQVALTSAGLCVGLMPRLGLVELPDTVRLVPIEGEAPSRRIFALSRESSSRRPAVAHIVEAMRTLLL; encoded by the coding sequence ATGTTCGATCCCCGGCGCCTGCAGTGCCTCTATGCCGTCCACGTGCACGGCAGCGTCATCGACGCCGCCTTCGAACTGGGCATGACGGCCTCGGCCGTAAGCCAGCAGATCGGCAAGCTCGAACGCGAGGTCGGCGCTCTGCTGCTGGAACGGGCAGGGCGCGGGGTGGTGCTGACCGACGCGGCGCTGGTGCTGGTCGACGCGGCACGACAAATCGACGGCGTCACCGAACGAGCCCAAGCCCGCCTGGACGCCCTGCGCGACGACCTCACCGGCACCCTGCGGGTCGCCTCCTTCCCCAGCGCAATCCAAGCCCTGGTGGCCCCGGTGCTGGGTGAGCTCCGAGTGAGCGCACCGAACCTGCGGGTTCGCGTGCACGAGATGTTCCCCGACCGTGGCCACGACGCAGTGGTGGCCGGGCACGTCGACGTGGCGGTGGTGGACGCCTGGACGCACATGACCCCCTCGTTCTCGGCGGGGCTCGAGGTCACCGTGTTGCTTGAGGACCCCGTCGACCTGCTGCTGCCGGTCGGGCATCGGCTGGCAGATCAGGAATCGATCAGCGTGAGCGACCTGGTCGACGACATCTGGGTGGCAGACGACCGCGAAGGCTTCTTCCGCGCTTGGCTCATCAATCGGATGGGGCGGGTGCGCGGGCGTCCCCGCATTGATTTTCGAGTAGATGAAGCGCCTGCTCAGGTGGCGCTAACCTCGGCCGGGCTGTGTGTCGGGCTGATGCCGCGTCTGGGCCTGGTGGAACTGCCGGATACGGTGCGCCTGGTGCCCATCGAGGGCGAGGCGCCTTCGCGTCGTATCTTCGCGCTCTCTCGCGAGTCCTCCAGTCGCCGACCCGCCGTCGCGCACATCGTGGAAGCCATGCGCACCCTGCTGCTGTGA
- a CDS encoding AraC family transcriptional regulator produces the protein MDPLSQLLNDGHNDRHEVVNARFTAPWALTGGAGARLVAVVVAAGQAWCHVPGSNPVALTKGDLVLLHRTSYAIGNDPRPPTRMAECAALSVTGSSLQGPTRIIAGQYSTFPENGAALSADLPSCIYLSAASWEPQLLPMLVNEASQITLAQRSVLRRLLDLVLVEALREWCESSPARGQAWLRAAWDPIIGPVLSLMHDDVAHPWTIHELAEQVGCTRVSVASRFHALVGQPPLTYLAQWRLNVAAELLENTDKTVTAIAREVGFTDPFRFSAAFVRRYGCSPARYRLGGSSTSAQA, from the coding sequence GTGGACCCCCTGAGTCAACTCCTCAACGACGGACACAACGACCGCCACGAGGTGGTGAACGCCCGGTTCACCGCGCCATGGGCGCTCACCGGCGGGGCTGGAGCCAGGCTGGTCGCCGTGGTAGTCGCCGCGGGTCAGGCCTGGTGTCACGTGCCCGGCTCGAACCCGGTGGCCCTCACCAAAGGTGACCTGGTCCTGTTGCACCGCACTTCCTACGCGATCGGCAACGATCCTCGGCCACCGACCAGGATGGCCGAGTGCGCAGCCTTGAGCGTCACAGGTAGCTCGCTGCAGGGGCCCACCCGGATCATCGCCGGCCAATACTCGACCTTCCCGGAGAACGGGGCCGCGCTCAGCGCCGATCTGCCGTCCTGCATCTACCTGTCGGCCGCCTCATGGGAGCCGCAACTGCTGCCCATGCTGGTCAACGAGGCCTCCCAGATCACCCTCGCGCAACGTTCGGTGTTGCGGCGCCTGCTCGACCTGGTGCTCGTGGAGGCCTTGCGGGAGTGGTGCGAGTCATCCCCGGCGCGCGGGCAGGCCTGGCTGCGGGCCGCATGGGATCCGATCATCGGTCCGGTGCTGAGTCTGATGCATGACGACGTCGCTCACCCCTGGACGATTCACGAGCTTGCCGAGCAGGTCGGCTGCACCCGGGTCAGCGTCGCCTCCCGCTTCCATGCTCTGGTGGGGCAGCCGCCGCTGACCTACCTGGCGCAATGGCGGCTCAACGTGGCGGCCGAGCTGTTGGAGAACACCGACAAGACCGTAACCGCCATCGCGCGCGAGGTCGGGTTCACAGATCCGTTCCGATTCTCCGCAGCTTTTGTGCGTCGCTACGGGTGTTCCCCGGCGCGCTATCGCCTGGGTGGCTCGTCGACCAGCGCGCAGGCCTGA
- a CDS encoding glycoside hydrolase family 26 protein produces the protein MTYTPQHRRPTPRSHRSQQVLGATLTLLVAAAPGGAHAEPAPQAWAAAAPNVAADNADLGAAQQSEPAVANEADRAEVEMPPQTAAEPAPDNPPPVTASQAAPAEAASSNPVAADPVLTGPAPVQAAAPAPTEAGASMPTGSVPAEEPPVEPVPVPTGQVSAPPLPSGPRQPHPVTATAAADSPTDAPAVNSPAEHGASEPAPTGTPASRQPYSAATAPARADLGSADSAHSAAPTITVPARDEVTLFIPPPSPGEAGETAETKAVSHKPKTPGPNAPGTQVGATGPVSPKPAAPPVPGVGVPATSPDLGRPAAPSRLWASLEQATPAVTAPAETAPATPMDPAAPLSPSAPVHTTGPGALSSRPKLPGARFPNLGKPRQGAPRPAETTPTAVSTAAPAPAPAPTPTPAPASTAEEKKSGPLGPEATDRPADTPHGTGKPEQPTSGTASPSEDSLGERILRDLQRILGTPHDRPTATATPSRPQRAATSAPERSTTPPKKKPASGKATKKAPARPDSPSEHDSGRPFGHDAGTAKPAPPVQPTQQVSEGHSNDRPSTPVTPPRSTPTTSTAPADPPAPPKATSHHPSLPWLPSATPTWAPTSPSQPFTGSPSEGAAPQTVITQHPTELPSASASTTRRPPEMPQRGTTRVGSRKLALPLVSNPMTSERVAGPGRPAPGGVSTPSLPPPSGSPASTVALYPDVPSPRAGSTWASGTHLRVDSPAAAPGRPNDVVVATVQAPSWDSLRQAEVVDRLPTARGRAVISAPLLPEHGASLQQCVNGEYDQAWDSFAARIAAAGIQSPVVEIGAGMNVEGRPFSADPAAFASCYRRAAGAVKKALPQAQLQWTVSLGSRAGMPQDSVLRAWPGADVVDVVGVQALDIQPWAQQVNGDFGLNYWAGFAARNGKRIAVSQWGIHPSVPTSLANAAYVQNMHDWLARTAEKGALAYDAYTAPAYAQGRPADEAYRALFHRSH, from the coding sequence GTGACTTACACCCCTCAACACCGCCGTCCCACCCCTCGATCCCACCGCAGTCAGCAGGTTCTGGGCGCGACCTTGACCTTGCTGGTTGCGGCCGCTCCAGGCGGCGCGCATGCCGAACCCGCACCGCAGGCATGGGCTGCTGCGGCACCGAACGTCGCCGCGGACAACGCAGACCTGGGCGCAGCCCAGCAGAGCGAGCCGGCGGTCGCGAACGAAGCTGACCGCGCCGAGGTTGAGATGCCACCGCAGACTGCTGCTGAGCCCGCCCCCGACAACCCGCCGCCTGTTACGGCCTCCCAGGCTGCGCCCGCGGAGGCTGCGAGCAGCAACCCGGTTGCTGCCGACCCAGTCCTCACTGGGCCTGCACCCGTCCAGGCCGCTGCCCCGGCACCCACCGAAGCCGGTGCATCGATGCCCACCGGCTCCGTCCCTGCCGAGGAGCCCCCGGTCGAGCCCGTCCCCGTGCCCACTGGCCAGGTGAGCGCCCCGCCCCTGCCGTCCGGCCCGAGGCAGCCCCACCCGGTCACAGCCACTGCTGCAGCCGATTCCCCCACCGACGCGCCGGCAGTGAACTCGCCGGCGGAGCATGGGGCGTCCGAACCGGCACCGACCGGCACGCCTGCGTCCCGGCAGCCGTACTCCGCTGCGACCGCCCCGGCCCGCGCGGACCTCGGCTCGGCGGACTCGGCGCACAGTGCTGCGCCGACAATCACTGTGCCTGCTCGTGACGAAGTCACCCTGTTCATCCCACCGCCCTCACCAGGGGAAGCGGGAGAAACGGCCGAAACCAAAGCGGTATCTCACAAGCCGAAGACGCCAGGACCGAACGCCCCCGGCACCCAGGTCGGGGCTACCGGGCCGGTCAGCCCGAAACCAGCAGCCCCGCCCGTTCCCGGGGTCGGCGTTCCGGCGACGAGCCCAGACCTCGGCAGGCCCGCCGCGCCGTCCAGGCTGTGGGCATCGCTGGAGCAAGCTACTCCCGCGGTAACCGCCCCTGCCGAGACCGCTCCGGCGACCCCGATGGACCCGGCAGCGCCGCTAAGCCCGTCCGCTCCGGTCCACACGACCGGGCCGGGCGCACTCTCGAGCCGCCCCAAGCTGCCCGGGGCGCGTTTCCCGAACCTGGGCAAGCCCCGTCAAGGGGCACCCAGACCCGCCGAGACCACCCCGACAGCAGTAAGCACCGCGGCACCCGCACCGGCACCGGCACCGACACCGACACCCGCACCGGCTAGCACCGCCGAGGAGAAGAAGTCGGGGCCGCTCGGCCCCGAGGCCACCGACAGACCCGCGGACACCCCACATGGAACCGGCAAACCCGAGCAGCCCACATCCGGCACCGCCAGCCCGAGCGAGGACAGCCTGGGCGAGCGCATCCTGCGCGATCTGCAACGCATCCTGGGCACGCCGCACGACCGGCCCACCGCGACTGCGACCCCCTCGCGTCCCCAGCGTGCCGCCACGAGCGCGCCTGAGCGCTCCACGACGCCGCCGAAGAAGAAGCCCGCCTCGGGCAAAGCGACGAAGAAGGCCCCTGCCCGTCCCGATTCCCCCTCCGAGCACGACTCCGGGCGCCCCTTCGGGCACGACGCCGGGACTGCTAAGCCGGCGCCGCCGGTTCAGCCCACCCAGCAGGTGTCCGAGGGCCACTCCAACGACCGCCCCTCCACGCCGGTGACACCGCCGCGATCCACGCCCACGACCTCAACGGCGCCCGCAGACCCGCCCGCGCCGCCCAAGGCCACCTCGCACCACCCTTCCCTGCCTTGGCTGCCATCTGCCACCCCGACCTGGGCGCCGACCTCACCGAGCCAGCCGTTCACCGGCTCGCCTTCCGAGGGCGCCGCGCCGCAGACCGTAATCACGCAGCATCCGACCGAATTGCCGAGCGCTTCGGCCTCGACGACCCGGCGCCCACCCGAGATGCCGCAGCGCGGCACAACCCGGGTCGGGTCGCGCAAACTGGCGCTGCCCCTGGTGAGCAACCCCATGACCTCCGAACGGGTGGCCGGTCCGGGACGACCCGCCCCCGGTGGGGTGAGCACCCCCTCGCTACCGCCGCCCTCGGGTTCGCCGGCTTCCACCGTTGCCCTCTACCCGGATGTGCCCTCCCCGCGAGCCGGCTCGACCTGGGCCAGCGGCACCCACCTGCGGGTCGACTCACCCGCCGCTGCCCCCGGACGCCCCAACGATGTCGTCGTGGCCACCGTCCAGGCTCCCTCCTGGGATTCCCTCAGGCAGGCCGAGGTCGTTGATCGCCTCCCCACCGCCCGCGGGCGCGCTGTCATCTCGGCGCCGCTCCTGCCCGAGCACGGTGCCTCGCTGCAGCAGTGCGTCAACGGTGAGTACGACCAGGCGTGGGACTCTTTCGCGGCCCGCATCGCCGCCGCCGGCATCCAGTCACCCGTTGTCGAAATCGGCGCCGGGATGAACGTCGAGGGACGCCCCTTCAGCGCCGACCCCGCCGCCTTCGCCAGTTGCTATCGCCGCGCGGCGGGCGCGGTGAAGAAGGCCCTCCCGCAGGCGCAACTGCAGTGGACGGTAAGCCTGGGTTCGCGGGCGGGGATGCCCCAGGACAGCGTGCTTCGGGCCTGGCCGGGCGCGGACGTCGTCGACGTGGTGGGAGTGCAAGCCCTGGACATCCAGCCGTGGGCGCAGCAGGTCAACGGTGACTTCGGTCTCAATTACTGGGCCGGCTTCGCGGCGCGCAACGGCAAGAGGATCGCTGTGTCGCAGTGGGGCATTCACCCTTCTGTGCCCACCTCCCTGGCCAACGCAGCCTATGTCCAGAACATGCACGACTGGCTGGCCCGCACCGCCGAGAAGGGCGCGTTGGCCTACGACGCCTACACCGCTCCGGCCTACGCCCAGGGCCGCCCGGCCGATGAGGCCTACCGTGCGCTGTTCCACCGGAGCCACTGA
- a CDS encoding helix-turn-helix transcriptional regulator: MTDEITPTPSPLDEQPPGLCTAEQIAARLAALTSKKRVPASTIRAMSSRGQMPAPVQQRWRRRALWDVEEIERWLSERESREVPRDLVRRIQRRLSALDEAAHRSGNDARLKQGVRDARRRGLSFQQIADAITTKDGHHPTREAVRTRFRPYL; encoded by the coding sequence GTGACAGATGAGATCACCCCGACACCCTCCCCCCTGGACGAGCAGCCACCCGGGCTGTGTACCGCGGAGCAGATCGCGGCCCGGCTCGCGGCGCTGACCAGCAAGAAGCGTGTGCCCGCCTCGACGATCCGAGCGATGTCGAGCCGCGGACAGATGCCCGCCCCGGTGCAGCAGCGCTGGCGGCGCCGGGCGCTATGGGATGTCGAAGAGATCGAGCGCTGGCTGAGCGAACGGGAAAGCCGCGAAGTCCCACGCGATCTCGTTCGACGCATCCAACGCCGACTGAGCGCACTCGACGAGGCAGCGCACCGCAGCGGCAACGACGCCCGGCTCAAACAGGGTGTTCGGGATGCGCGACGCCGCGGGTTGAGCTTTCAGCAGATCGCCGATGCCATCACCACCAAAGACGGTCACCACCCGACCCGGGAAGCCGTTCGCACCCGTTTTCGGCCTTACTTGTAA
- a CDS encoding WhiB family transcriptional regulator yields MESQLAGSSPPDVGVLEATRVASVRNLDKAPACSSPLLGLAPADWTPEQEADRVPPALAAICASCPVAAACLLDAVRMNDVGYRGGTTTRERRRMFPGLRLARREELDQDGRSPRHARGEGSLACYRRGCRCDECRSHNAAARRRERARAS; encoded by the coding sequence ATGGAGAGTCAGTTGGCCGGTTCGTCTCCACCCGACGTCGGGGTTCTCGAGGCCACCAGGGTGGCGTCTGTGCGCAACCTCGATAAGGCGCCTGCGTGCAGCTCGCCGCTGCTCGGGCTTGCTCCAGCGGACTGGACCCCAGAGCAGGAGGCTGATCGAGTGCCGCCTGCCCTGGCAGCGATCTGCGCCTCCTGCCCTGTCGCAGCCGCATGCCTGCTCGATGCCGTTCGGATGAACGACGTCGGTTATCGCGGCGGCACCACCACTCGCGAGCGTCGCCGGATGTTCCCGGGCCTGCGCCTGGCTCGCAGAGAAGAGTTGGACCAGGATGGGCGTTCCCCGCGTCATGCCAGAGGCGAGGGGAGCCTGGCTTGCTACCGTCGCGGCTGCCGCTGCGATGAATGCCGTTCGCACAACGCCGCCGCCCGCAGGCGCGAACGTGCCCGGGCCTCATGA
- a CDS encoding MinD/ParA family ATP-binding protein — MSDPSAPRGWAEPIPVKTANPRPAPDAARAHLGVNPGQVRARPPAPVEQVPVQEPAPAAGTVAPTGVGQSQTGQPARARSAEERAWQAEPTHIVDEPMIRPSSPRPRSGWRALAYGVTGGLWNPGISAKEEKVRERERQIATQLRGRHVTAFFCLKGGISKTSTTAATSIALSDLRPDPVFAIDANPDAGDLAERLLGGRLSGIAALAAHIDQIDSLEALSRYTATTGRLTVLPGEPNPILGDSISADDFERVMRVVQQYYSFVQVDCGTGVTHPLMEGVLRFADTAVIPAAWSITGAKRAGETIEWLLDHGFESLAKSSIVVLTAKDIVSSAVNKEAVMSYLSRAADVIVVPADPHVADGALIEWEALQPKTQEAYLDIAAAITRRFDTRRFQGR; from the coding sequence GTGTCTGATCCATCCGCACCGCGGGGGTGGGCAGAGCCCATCCCAGTCAAGACAGCCAACCCGCGCCCGGCTCCCGATGCCGCCCGCGCCCACCTGGGGGTGAACCCGGGGCAGGTGCGTGCGCGTCCCCCGGCCCCGGTCGAGCAGGTCCCGGTGCAAGAACCGGCCCCTGCCGCCGGTACGGTCGCCCCCACCGGAGTAGGCCAGTCCCAGACCGGGCAGCCCGCCCGCGCCCGCAGCGCCGAAGAGCGCGCTTGGCAGGCCGAGCCCACGCACATCGTGGATGAGCCGATGATCCGCCCCAGCAGCCCCCGGCCGCGCAGCGGGTGGCGAGCCTTGGCCTACGGGGTCACCGGCGGGCTGTGGAACCCCGGGATCAGTGCCAAGGAAGAGAAGGTGCGCGAACGCGAACGCCAGATCGCCACGCAGCTGCGCGGACGCCATGTGACCGCGTTCTTCTGCCTCAAGGGAGGTATCAGCAAAACTTCCACGACCGCAGCGACCTCGATCGCCCTGTCGGATCTGCGACCTGACCCGGTCTTCGCAATCGATGCCAACCCTGATGCCGGGGACTTGGCCGAGCGGCTGCTGGGCGGCCGACTCTCCGGCATCGCAGCCCTGGCCGCGCACATCGACCAGATCGACAGCTTGGAAGCGCTCTCGCGCTACACGGCCACCACCGGCCGGCTGACGGTGCTGCCCGGCGAGCCCAACCCCATCCTCGGCGATTCGATCAGCGCCGACGATTTCGAACGAGTGATGCGCGTCGTACAGCAGTACTACTCGTTCGTGCAGGTGGACTGCGGCACGGGGGTCACGCACCCGCTCATGGAGGGGGTGCTGCGCTTTGCGGACACCGCCGTCATCCCGGCCGCGTGGTCCATCACCGGCGCCAAACGGGCTGGGGAAACCATCGAATGGCTGCTGGATCACGGGTTCGAGAGCCTGGCCAAGTCGAGCATCGTGGTGCTGACCGCCAAGGACATCGTCAGCTCTGCCGTCAACAAAGAGGCGGTGATGTCGTACTTGTCGCGGGCCGCCGACGTGATCGTGGTGCCGGCCGACCCGCACGTGGCTGACGGTGCCCTTATCGAGTGGGAAGCGTTGCAACCCAAGACTCAGGAGGCCTACCTGGATATCGCGGCCGCCATCACGCGCCGGTTCGACACCCGTCGTTTCCAGGGGCGTTGA
- a CDS encoding glycoside hydrolase family 26 protein, translated as MSVRRRARSSVVVVATLALAGLLGACSAPATPPEPSASTTSTPTPTQGPPGHGMSSGLKWDSGVFTHDADYSKAFAQMRQAPLDVLGVAPTRDSWQQIHGTWWLSPSTIPEGFTGKLNVAVPLFPEDGSMEEAAAGNYNEQWIKLGQLIAERYPDSYVRPGWEMNINNWHWSANPDNVEQFKQAFRHAAQSLRKGGPELRIVFNVNEGKGNSLPDATMAYPGDDVVDIIGIDAYDWNPPYNEATWQKHKTQPGGWDFWGQFARDHGKMFSVPEWGVIAGSPDSGGDNPAYITAVMGWMRDNADIMAFDTYFDEREEYCRCSLSQNPKAQQAYQEHLKNWWTKPEAAASSSK; from the coding sequence ATGTCCGTCCGACGTCGCGCACGCAGCAGCGTGGTGGTGGTGGCCACACTCGCTCTGGCCGGGCTCCTGGGAGCATGCAGCGCACCGGCCACGCCGCCGGAACCCAGCGCCAGCACCACCTCGACACCGACTCCCACCCAAGGCCCGCCCGGGCACGGCATGTCCAGCGGGTTGAAGTGGGACAGCGGCGTCTTCACTCACGACGCGGACTACTCCAAGGCGTTCGCGCAGATGCGCCAGGCCCCGCTGGACGTTTTGGGGGTAGCCCCGACCCGTGACAGCTGGCAGCAGATTCACGGCACCTGGTGGCTTTCGCCCTCGACCATCCCCGAAGGTTTCACCGGCAAGCTCAACGTCGCGGTCCCACTCTTCCCGGAAGACGGTTCGATGGAAGAGGCCGCTGCCGGTAATTACAACGAGCAGTGGATCAAGCTCGGCCAACTCATCGCCGAACGGTATCCGGACTCCTACGTACGTCCCGGCTGGGAGATGAACATCAACAACTGGCATTGGTCTGCCAACCCGGACAACGTGGAGCAGTTCAAGCAGGCTTTCCGCCACGCGGCACAGTCCCTGCGCAAGGGTGGCCCCGAGTTGCGCATCGTCTTCAACGTCAACGAGGGCAAGGGCAACAGCCTGCCGGACGCGACGATGGCCTACCCCGGCGATGACGTCGTGGACATCATCGGGATCGACGCCTACGACTGGAACCCCCCGTACAACGAGGCGACCTGGCAGAAGCACAAGACCCAGCCCGGCGGCTGGGACTTCTGGGGCCAGTTCGCCCGCGATCACGGCAAGATGTTCTCGGTACCAGAGTGGGGCGTCATCGCCGGCAGCCCCGATTCCGGGGGCGACAACCCTGCCTACATCACCGCGGTCATGGGCTGGATGCGGGACAACGCCGACATCATGGCCTTCGACACCTACTTCGACGAGCGGGAGGAATACTGCCGCTGTTCGCTGTCGCAGAACCCGAAGGCGCAGCAGGCCTACCAGGAGCACCTCAAGAACTGGTGGACCAAGCCCGAGGCCGCTGCGAGCAGCAGCAAGTGA
- a CDS encoding SRPBCC family protein — protein sequence MITVRRSTSATPEQVWSVIADGWSYPSWVVGASRMRAVESEWPAVGSRIHHSVGTWPLLLNDETVVQECEPGRRIVLIAKARPYGKAWVEIELSPQGQGTMVQMREDASAGPAKLMPKPARQAAIGPRNVETLKRLLLLAERQSTP from the coding sequence ATGATCACCGTTCGCCGCAGCACGAGCGCTACGCCGGAACAGGTTTGGAGCGTCATCGCCGACGGGTGGAGCTACCCGTCGTGGGTGGTCGGAGCATCCCGGATGCGCGCTGTCGAGTCGGAATGGCCCGCGGTGGGCAGCCGGATCCATCACTCCGTCGGCACCTGGCCGCTTCTGCTGAACGACGAGACGGTGGTGCAGGAATGTGAGCCAGGTCGCCGGATCGTCCTGATCGCCAAGGCCCGTCCCTACGGCAAAGCCTGGGTAGAGATCGAACTGAGCCCGCAAGGCCAGGGCACGATGGTGCAGATGCGCGAAGACGCCTCCGCGGGTCCGGCCAAGCTCATGCCCAAGCCGGCCCGGCAGGCCGCGATCGGGCCGCGCAACGTCGAGACCTTGAAGCGTCTGCTGCTGCTGGCCGAGCGCCAAAGCACCCCTTGA